From Senegalia massiliensis, a single genomic window includes:
- a CDS encoding M20/M25/M40 family metallo-hydrolase, with translation MDYKKIEEILLDIVNIKSDTGTKLEKDIEKYIYKYISTFEYFKNNKNHYGKLDVNDEFQRKVIWALVKGNGEETIVLLHHHDVVDSLDYGKFKKYAYSPKELKKQYNALEFSQEIKEDLNSSKWYFGRGTADMKAGAAIQLEILKHYSEKINFNGNVLLLSVPDEENLSIGMRKSIGLLNKLKDKFNLKYELLINSEPHTRKEKEIGTIYDGSVGKIMPIVYVKGFKSHIGEIFSGFNPLLILSKIAINIETNMNFSDTDLGEVSPPPTWIYLRDFKENYDVSVPEAAGGYFSILPLKQTPKEILNKIKHICEIAFKESIENLNNNYKIYSKDNKMLSWTPKVKFFNEIYKEAKVNGKEEFEKEYKELIKKIKEDINEGKINIPNSNFILIKKVLEYTKSNDPIVVIGISPPYYPPVSNENLDVNKKISNIKEIVNKKAKEFGESYDLKRYFMGISDLSYTSLIKGEEVVTYIEENTPIWNDIYEIDFENLKQLRIPVINIGPWGKDLHKMTERVYMTDVVNNTPKLIMEVVDKVLSF, from the coding sequence ATGGATTATAAAAAAATAGAAGAAATATTATTAGACATTGTTAATATAAAAAGTGATACTGGAACAAAACTAGAAAAAGATATTGAAAAGTATATTTATAAATATATTTCTACATTTGAGTATTTTAAGAATAATAAAAATCACTATGGAAAACTTGATGTAAATGATGAATTTCAAAGAAAAGTAATATGGGCTTTAGTAAAAGGAAATGGTGAAGAAACTATAGTTTTACTACATCATCATGATGTAGTTGATAGTCTTGACTATGGAAAATTTAAAAAATATGCTTATTCACCAAAAGAATTAAAGAAACAATATAACGCATTAGAATTTTCACAAGAGATAAAAGAAGATTTAAATTCTAGCAAATGGTATTTTGGAAGAGGTACAGCTGATATGAAAGCTGGTGCTGCCATTCAATTAGAAATACTAAAGCATTATAGTGAAAAAATAAATTTCAATGGAAATGTCTTATTATTATCTGTTCCAGATGAGGAAAATTTATCAATAGGTATGAGAAAATCTATTGGATTATTAAATAAATTAAAAGATAAATTCAACTTAAAATATGAACTATTAATTAACTCTGAACCACATACAAGAAAAGAAAAAGAAATAGGTACAATATATGATGGTTCTGTAGGAAAAATTATGCCTATAGTATATGTAAAAGGTTTCAAATCACATATAGGAGAAATATTTTCAGGATTTAATCCTCTACTTATACTATCAAAGATTGCTATAAATATTGAAACTAATATGAATTTTTCCGATACTGATTTAGGGGAAGTATCTCCTCCACCAACTTGGATATATTTAAGAGATTTTAAAGAAAATTATGATGTCTCAGTTCCAGAAGCAGCAGGAGGATATTTTAGTATCTTACCCCTTAAACAAACACCAAAAGAAATATTAAACAAAATAAAACACATATGTGAAATAGCTTTTAAAGAATCAATAGAGAATTTAAATAATAATTATAAAATTTATAGTAAAGATAATAAAATGCTTTCATGGACTCCAAAAGTTAAATTTTTTAATGAAATATATAAAGAAGCAAAAGTAAATGGAAAAGAAGAATTTGAAAAAGAGTATAAAGAATTAATAAAAAAAATAAAAGAGGATATTAATGAAGGAAAAATAAATATTCCAAATTCAAACTTTATATTAATTAAAAAGGTATTAGAATATACAAAAAGTAATGATCCTATTGTAGTAATAGGAATATCTCCACCATATTATCCTCCAGTTTCTAATGAAAATTTAGATGTAAATAAAAAGATTTCAAATATAAAAGAAATAGTAAATAAAAAAGCAAAAGAATTTGGAGAAAGCTATGACCTTAAAAGATACTTTATGGGAATATCAGACTTAAGTTATACATCACTTATTAAAGGTGAAGAAGTAGTTACTTATATAGAAGAAAATACTCCTATATGGAATGATATATATGAAATAGATTTTGAAAACTTGAAACAATTACGAATACCAGTAATAAATATAGGCCCCTGGGGAAAAGATTTACACAAAATGACTGAAAGAGTATATATGACAGATGTAGTAAATAATACTCCAAAGTTAATTATGGAAGTAGTAGATAAGGTTTTAAGTTTCTAG
- a CDS encoding heavy metal translocating P-type ATPase translates to MKITKSQRVLISGIAIVLSLILDRIVNSSLLPDILMIFAAFLSGYPIALNAIRALKYKILGIDALVTLAVIGALIIGEYWEAGAVTFLFMLGNYLESKTLDKTRSAIKSLLDLAPNVAKVIRNGEEIEIDPNEVMEKDIVIVRSGEKIPVDGVVIEGNSHVNQASITGESMPVNKKKEDEAYSGTIIESGYLKIEAQKVGDDTTFARILEMVEEAQDKKAKTQKFLEVFSRYYTPAIMILAIIVYIITKDIRLSLTLLVIACPGALVISTPISIVAGIGNGAKNGILIKGGEIIEKLGKTKVIAFDKTGTLTEGKPKVIKIKSFGISEKELLKLAAKGEIYSEHPLGKSIIQKYDEIIGGNLTAPEDTDIITGHGLKAKIEGKEVLIGNRKLIELNGINISEDIENYIIEEEEKGQTAVIIGDKENILGVISIADTIKEGAKDLIDKLKKQGIKNLIMLTGDNERVANWVANKLGLDGYYAELLPEDKVKILKDLQVESGITVMVGDGVNDAPALASADLGIAVGGVGKDVAMETADVVLMADKLDKLSYALGLSKSTVKNIKQNIYFSIAVVTLLLIGVLVGTVFLSFGMLVHELSVLLVIINAIRLLKYREK, encoded by the coding sequence ATGAAAATTACAAAGAGCCAAAGGGTTTTAATATCTGGGATAGCTATAGTATTATCATTGATTTTAGATAGAATAGTAAACTCATCATTATTACCAGATATTCTAATGATTTTTGCTGCCTTTCTCTCAGGATACCCTATAGCATTAAATGCCATAAGAGCATTGAAATACAAGATTTTGGGAATTGATGCTCTAGTAACTCTTGCAGTTATTGGAGCATTAATAATAGGGGAATACTGGGAGGCTGGAGCGGTTACATTCTTATTTATGTTAGGAAATTATTTAGAATCAAAAACATTAGATAAAACTAGATCAGCAATTAAGTCATTGCTTGATTTAGCACCAAATGTGGCTAAAGTTATAAGAAATGGAGAAGAAATAGAGATAGATCCTAATGAAGTTATGGAAAAAGATATAGTAATAGTTCGTTCTGGAGAAAAGATTCCAGTAGATGGAGTAGTTATAGAGGGAAACTCTCATGTAAATCAAGCTTCTATAACAGGAGAATCAATGCCTGTAAATAAGAAAAAGGAAGATGAGGCATATTCAGGAACAATTATAGAATCAGGATACTTAAAGATAGAAGCACAAAAAGTTGGTGATGATACAACTTTTGCAAGAATTTTAGAAATGGTAGAGGAAGCACAAGATAAAAAAGCAAAAACACAGAAGTTTCTAGAGGTATTTTCTAGATACTATACACCAGCTATAATGATATTAGCAATAATAGTTTATATAATAACAAAGGATATAAGATTATCACTAACGCTTCTAGTAATAGCTTGTCCAGGAGCCCTAGTAATATCCACACCAATATCAATAGTAGCAGGAATAGGTAATGGAGCTAAGAATGGAATATTAATAAAAGGTGGAGAAATAATAGAGAAACTAGGGAAGACAAAGGTTATAGCCTTTGATAAAACTGGAACTCTGACAGAGGGAAAGCCTAAGGTGATAAAGATTAAATCCTTTGGAATTAGTGAAAAAGAATTACTAAAATTAGCAGCAAAAGGGGAAATATATTCAGAACATCCTCTTGGAAAGTCAATAATACAAAAATATGATGAAATAATAGGTGGAAATCTTACGGCTCCTGAAGATACTGATATAATAACTGGTCATGGATTAAAGGCTAAAATAGAGGGTAAAGAGGTACTGATTGGAAATAGAAAATTAATAGAACTAAATGGAATAAATATATCAGAAGATATAGAAAATTATATTATAGAAGAGGAAGAAAAGGGACAAACTGCAGTAATAATAGGAGATAAGGAAAATATACTAGGAGTTATATCCATAGCTGATACTATAAAAGAAGGGGCTAAGGATCTAATAGATAAACTTAAGAAACAAGGTATTAAAAATTTAATTATGCTAACAGGTGATAATGAAAGAGTAGCCAATTGGGTAGCAAATAAATTAGGTTTAGATGGCTATTATGCTGAATTACTTCCAGAGGATAAAGTAAAAATATTAAAAGACTTACAAGTAGAATCTGGAATTACAGTAATGGTAGGAGATGGAGTAAATGATGCTCCAGCATTGGCATCAGCAGATTTAGGAATAGCTGTAGGAGGAGTAGGAAAAGATGTTGCTATGGAGACAGCAGATGTAGTTTTAATGGCAGATAAGTTAGACAAATTATCCTATGCTTTAGGACTAAGTAAATCAACTGTAAAGAATATAAAACAAAATATCTATTTTTCAATAGCAGTAGTAACATTATTATTAATAGGAGTATTAGTAGGGACAGTATTCCTATCTTTTGGAATGTTAGTTCATGAGTTAAGTGTATTACTAGTAATAATAAATGCAATTAGACTATTAAAATATAGAGAAAAATAA
- a CDS encoding Crp/Fnr family transcriptional regulator, translating to MEKIHQEESNCIDKVPIFNNLTYDEMSEIAMITSHREYQKYETIYLAGEESQRLYVVNSGKVKITRISESGKEQIIRVLEPGDFMGELSLFVPSPLESNAETLEKTSVCIIEGNKLNQIIKKHPDIAIKILEEISTRLNDAENLIESLGLQDVEQRVANILLELSEGNNKINLKITKRDLASYIGVSRETLSRRLTDLQNKGIIEQEGQRKICILHREKLEDIAKLKS from the coding sequence ATGGAAAAGATTCATCAGGAAGAAAGTAATTGTATAGATAAAGTACCTATATTCAATAATCTAACCTATGATGAGATGTCTGAAATAGCTATGATAACCAGTCATAGGGAATATCAAAAATATGAAACCATATATTTAGCAGGTGAAGAGTCTCAAAGACTCTATGTTGTAAATAGTGGTAAAGTAAAGATTACTAGAATATCTGAATCAGGTAAGGAACAGATAATTAGAGTTTTAGAACCAGGAGATTTTATGGGAGAACTTTCTTTATTCGTTCCTTCTCCCTTAGAAAGTAATGCAGAAACATTAGAAAAGACCAGTGTATGTATTATAGAAGGGAATAAATTAAATCAAATAATAAAAAAACATCCTGATATAGCTATAAAAATACTAGAAGAGATAAGTACAAGACTTAATGATGCAGAAAATTTAATAGAATCTCTAGGACTACAAGATGTAGAACAAAGGGTAGCCAATATTTTATTAGAGTTATCAGAAGGTAACAATAAAATAAACTTAAAAATAACTAAAAGGGACTTAGCATCTTATATAGGAGTCAGTAGAGAAACACTGAGTAGAAGACTTACAGATCTTCAAAACAAAGGGATAATAGAACAAGAAGGACAGAGGAAGATTTGCATATTGCATAGAGA
- a CDS encoding heavy-metal-associated domain-containing protein, protein MTNKTFKLETLTCPSCVIKIEKGVKSTFGVENVEVLFNASKVKVAFDENSTDENEIKKVIKDLGFDVLGIK, encoded by the coding sequence ATGACAAACAAAACATTTAAATTAGAGACATTAACATGTCCAAGTTGTGTAATAAAAATAGAAAAAGGAGTTAAAAGTACATTTGGAGTGGAAAATGTGGAAGTGTTGTTTAATGCAAGTAAAGTAAAAGTAGCATTTGATGAAAATTCAACTGATGAAAATGAAATAAAGAAAGTAATTAAAGATTTAGGATTCGATGTATTAGGAATTAAATAA
- a CDS encoding flavodoxin family protein encodes MKVLGIIGSPRKNGNTDILVDSVLQGVKEKGFEVEKIYLSDLDFKGCIACEGCRKTCKCVLKDDLEDVYVKLEESDGIVLGSPTYFYNVTWLTKKFLDRLYAYEVFDETDRSVWLSLNEVNGSKYAVTVSICEQETIENMGFTSDAINLTLQSVGWRTVESIKALYLYERGEAQAEYELKERSKKAGVKLAKTIILADKTRSI; translated from the coding sequence ATGAAAGTTTTAGGTATAATAGGAAGTCCTAGAAAAAACGGAAATACTGATATATTAGTTGATTCCGTTTTACAAGGAGTAAAAGAAAAAGGATTTGAAGTTGAAAAAATATATTTATCAGATTTAGATTTTAAGGGATGTATTGCTTGTGAAGGATGTAGAAAAACTTGTAAATGTGTACTTAAAGATGATTTAGAAGATGTATATGTTAAATTAGAAGAATCAGATGGTATTGTACTTGGATCTCCAACATATTTTTATAATGTTACATGGTTAACTAAAAAATTTCTAGATAGATTATATGCATATGAGGTTTTTGACGAAACAGATCGTTCAGTATGGCTAAGTCTAAATGAAGTAAATGGTAGCAAATATGCAGTGACAGTATCTATTTGTGAGCAAGAAACAATAGAAAATATGGGTTTCACTTCAGATGCAATTAATTTAACTCTTCAATCCGTGGGATGGAGAACAGTTGAAAGTATCAAAGCACTTTATTTATATGAACGTGGAGAGGCACAAGCAGAGTATGAACTAAAGGAAAGATCAAAAAAGGCTGGAGTTAAACTGGCCAAGACAATAATTTTAGCTGATAAAACAAGAAGTATATAG
- a CDS encoding LTA synthase family protein yields the protein MNKIFKNINLLFYFFVSLLFMEILFRIATIGEIKYQGLMISAIFMLALSIIFFLLSNFLKGWCQSTFASFLLISIGVIYSSQIVYYKFFRTFYSVFSAGNTSQVLEFSKDILNVTQKNIKWILLLLLPSLIVLIFGKKRIISYRVKWFYKLALIGCIITTHVIGLITIFSSEREQYSPYDLYFNNNSINLSVNKLGLITTMRLDLQRLLTGWSPKLRKPNIDIVAYSNKDFKEEKIEYNTMNIDFDDMIDTEKNSTIKEMHNYFNTIKPTSKNEYTGKYEGYNLIFITAESFAPYAVHKDLTPTLYKMINEGYNFTNFYNPIWNVSTTDGEYVACTSLIPKSGVWSFDKSSNNYLPFVMGNQFKKLGYKTLAYHNHSYKYYNRHLSHPNMGYDYKGLGNGLNVKKTWPESDLEMIEKTIPEYIDNEPFHTYYMTVSGHMQYNFFGNQIAHKNKTLVDHLNYSTEAKAYIATQIELDRALKYLLDKLEEKNIADKTLIVLSADHYPYGLKDKTINELSGHKVEKNFEIYKSPLIIYTADMTPITIDKPCSSLDIIPTISNLLGLEYDSRLLMGKDIFSDSDPLVIFLNRSYITDKGRYNAVTKKFIPNKGEVIEKEYTDMISYIIDTKFYYSAKILETDYYNKILNEYKKKSK from the coding sequence ATGAATAAAATCTTTAAAAATATTAATTTATTATTTTACTTCTTTGTTTCTCTATTATTTATGGAAATACTATTTAGGATTGCAACTATAGGTGAAATAAAATATCAAGGTCTTATGATATCTGCTATATTTATGCTTGCTTTATCAATAATATTTTTTTTATTATCTAATTTTTTAAAAGGATGGTGTCAAAGTACTTTTGCTTCATTTTTACTTATATCAATTGGTGTTATTTATTCTTCTCAAATTGTATACTATAAATTTTTCAGAACTTTTTATAGTGTATTTTCTGCTGGAAATACATCTCAAGTTTTAGAATTTTCTAAGGATATTTTAAATGTAACTCAAAAAAATATTAAATGGATTTTGTTGCTACTACTACCATCGTTAATTGTTCTAATATTTGGTAAGAAAAGAATAATATCATATAGAGTAAAATGGTTTTATAAACTTGCATTAATTGGTTGTATTATTACTACTCATGTAATTGGACTTATAACTATATTTTCAAGTGAGAGAGAACAATATTCTCCCTATGATTTATATTTTAATAATAATTCTATAAACTTATCAGTCAATAAACTAGGTCTAATAACTACTATGAGATTAGATTTACAAAGACTATTAACTGGATGGTCTCCAAAACTAAGGAAACCAAATATAGATATTGTTGCTTATTCTAATAAGGATTTTAAAGAAGAAAAGATAGAATATAATACAATGAATATAGATTTTGATGATATGATAGATACAGAAAAAAATTCTACAATAAAAGAAATGCATAATTATTTTAACACAATAAAACCTACATCAAAAAATGAATATACAGGAAAATATGAAGGATATAATTTAATATTTATTACGGCTGAAAGTTTTGCTCCTTATGCTGTTCACAAAGATTTAACTCCTACTTTATATAAAATGATAAATGAAGGATATAATTTCACAAATTTTTATAATCCTATATGGAATGTAAGCACTACTGATGGTGAATATGTAGCTTGTACAAGTTTGATTCCTAAAAGTGGAGTTTGGAGTTTTGATAAATCATCTAATAATTATCTTCCATTTGTAATGGGAAATCAATTTAAAAAATTAGGATATAAAACATTAGCATACCATAATCATAGCTATAAATATTATAATAGACATTTATCTCATCCAAATATGGGCTATGACTATAAGGGATTAGGTAATGGTTTGAATGTAAAGAAAACTTGGCCAGAATCTGATTTAGAAATGATAGAAAAAACTATCCCAGAATATATAGATAATGAACCTTTTCACACTTACTATATGACAGTAAGTGGACATATGCAATATAATTTCTTTGGCAATCAGATTGCTCATAAAAACAAAACTTTAGTTGATCATCTTAATTATTCTACAGAGGCTAAAGCATATATAGCTACTCAAATAGAATTAGATAGAGCATTGAAATATTTATTAGATAAATTAGAAGAAAAAAATATTGCTGATAAAACACTAATAGTGTTAAGTGCAGATCACTATCCATATGGACTTAAAGACAAAACTATAAATGAGTTATCTGGACATAAAGTTGAAAAGAACTTTGAGATTTATAAAAGTCCTCTTATAATTTATACTGCTGATATGACTCCAATTACTATTGATAAACCTTGTTCTAGTTTAGATATAATTCCTACTATTTCTAATTTATTAGGACTAGAATATGACTCAAGACTCTTAATGGGAAAAGATATATTTTCTGATTCTGATCCTTTAGTCATATTTCTAAATAGAAGCTATATAACTGATAAAGGAAGATATAATGCAGTTACTAAAAAATTCATTCCAAATAAAGGAGAAGTTATAGAAAAGGAATATACTGATATGATTTCATATATAATAGATACTAAATTTTATTATTCTGCTAAAATACTTGAAACAGACTATTATAATAAAATACTAAATGAATATAAGAAAAAATCTAAATAA
- a CDS encoding MATE family efflux transporter encodes MVNLSNDLTPKKMRKNILNLAWPAALRMFLQSIVGIVDIIMVGSIGAHALATVDISNRFVFITVGVLSSLTIGATALVARFKGAKDEEQVEKIIIQSLLTGAILSILIAILGFIFAKPILNLMMILMDEVDPYILNNGNIYLKIVFTSMLFALPTLMFNSILQGLGDMRTPLYIMVTTNIINVVGNYIFIFGIGPIPEMGVAGAAIGTGLGRLVGFLLAGYVLLSKKTLIKINFNSRKWKIDWKILKEILHIGLPASIEELVRRGSQIIYTILVAGLGTITIAANAVVMNINSLPIMLGFGFGLASTTLVGQSLGANKKKLAEAYGKQTTIVALFLMILISIPMFIWVEFIIRLYTNNVEVISMAKPVVRLIIVAQPLYGIFLVLAGALRGAGDTRYTMITTIIGNLGGRILSSLFFGYVLNLGLMGFWLGMVLDIGSRTVLIFFRFLSKKWQKIYKKRENTKAMVTK; translated from the coding sequence ATGGTAAACTTATCAAATGATTTAACTCCAAAGAAGATGCGAAAAAATATATTAAATTTAGCATGGCCAGCAGCACTTAGAATGTTTTTACAAAGTATTGTTGGTATAGTAGATATTATTATGGTAGGTAGTATAGGAGCTCACGCATTAGCTACTGTAGATATTAGTAATAGATTTGTTTTTATAACTGTAGGAGTATTGTCTTCCTTAACTATTGGTGCAACTGCTTTAGTTGCTAGATTTAAAGGTGCTAAAGATGAAGAACAGGTAGAAAAAATAATCATTCAGTCTTTATTAACTGGGGCTATACTTTCAATATTAATTGCTATTTTAGGATTTATTTTTGCTAAACCTATATTAAATTTAATGATGATATTAATGGATGAAGTTGATCCTTACATTCTAAATAATGGTAATATATATCTAAAAATAGTTTTTACTTCTATGCTTTTTGCTCTCCCAACTTTAATGTTTAATTCAATATTACAAGGTCTCGGAGATATGAGAACTCCTTTATATATAATGGTCACTACAAATATTATTAATGTTGTTGGTAATTATATCTTTATTTTTGGTATAGGTCCTATTCCAGAAATGGGAGTAGCTGGTGCAGCTATTGGTACTGGTTTAGGTAGATTAGTAGGCTTTTTATTGGCTGGATATGTTCTTCTAAGTAAAAAGACATTAATTAAAATTAATTTTAATAGTAGAAAATGGAAAATTGACTGGAAGATTTTAAAGGAAATACTGCACATAGGACTTCCCGCTTCAATAGAGGAATTAGTTAGAAGAGGCAGTCAAATAATTTATACTATTTTAGTCGCTGGTCTTGGTACTATAACTATAGCTGCAAATGCTGTAGTTATGAATATAAACTCTTTGCCTATAATGCTTGGATTTGGTTTTGGTTTAGCTTCTACTACTTTAGTAGGTCAAAGTTTAGGTGCTAATAAAAAGAAACTTGCTGAAGCCTATGGAAAACAGACTACTATTGTTGCTTTATTTTTAATGATATTAATATCTATTCCTATGTTTATCTGGGTAGAATTTATAATTAGATTATATACAAATAATGTAGAAGTTATTTCTATGGCTAAGCCTGTTGTCCGATTAATTATAGTAGCTCAACCTCTCTATGGAATATTCTTAGTTCTTGCAGGAGCTTTAAGGGGTGCAGGAGATACTAGATATACAATGATTACCACTATAATTGGTAATTTAGGTGGGAGGATTTTATCTAGTTTATTTTTTGGATACGTTTTAAATCTAGGGCTTATGGGATTTTGGTTAGGAATGGTATTAGATATTGGTTCAAGAACTGTATTAATATTCTTTAGATTTCTATCAAAAAAATGGCAAAAAATTTATAAAAAAAGAGAAAATACTAAAGCTATGGTTACTAAATAA
- a CDS encoding DUF2935 domain-containing protein, whose translation MQFCYGDKNHVRILEEAEFWKRQEAEHTVVIRELASNLEEEFQEKLKAEYESLSSIEATIAQYIERLARINYIITPELEDQIIDLIEFTLCQSENFVALLSNMMKESREINDNVVVSVVVSHIIRESQYYIGIAKAYLTYVNYR comes from the coding sequence ATGCAATTTTGTTATGGAGATAAGAATCACGTAAGAATTTTAGAAGAAGCTGAGTTCTGGAAGAGACAAGAAGCTGAACATACAGTAGTTATAAGGGAATTAGCTAGTAATTTAGAAGAGGAATTTCAAGAGAAGTTAAAGGCAGAATATGAATCTCTAAGTTCAATAGAAGCTACTATTGCCCAATACATTGAAAGATTAGCTAGAATAAATTATATAATAACTCCTGAATTAGAGGATCAAATCATAGATTTAATTGAATTTACTCTATGTCAAAGTGAAAATTTTGTAGCTCTTTTAAGTAATATGATGAAGGAAAGTCGTGAAATTAATGATAATGTGGTAGTAAGTGTAGTAGTTAGTCATATAATTAGAGAATCACAATATTATATTGGTATTGCTAAGGCCTATCTTACTTATGTAAATTATAGATAA
- a CDS encoding DNA-3-methyladenine glycosylase I — MKRCDWAEGSKLYMDYHDKEWGVPVYEDKVHFEFLLLELMQAGLSFITILRKRENFRKAFYNFNYKKIANYDEEKIEELLNDKGIIRHKRKIKALINNANKFIEIQNEFNSFNNYIWSFTNNKVIVNNYKNINEVPSKSSLSDLISNDLKKRGFKFVGSITIYSYLQAIGIIDDHINSCFKKNF, encoded by the coding sequence ATGAAAAGATGTGATTGGGCAGAAGGTAGTAAGCTTTATATGGATTATCATGATAAAGAATGGGGAGTTCCAGTCTATGAAGATAAAGTTCATTTTGAGTTTTTATTATTAGAATTAATGCAAGCAGGATTAAGTTTTATTACAATATTACGGAAAAGAGAAAATTTTAGAAAAGCATTTTATAATTTTAATTATAAAAAAATAGCTAATTATGATGAAGAAAAAATAGAAGAATTATTAAATGATAAAGGGATTATAAGACATAAAAGAAAGATTAAGGCATTGATAAATAATGCTAATAAATTTATAGAAATACAAAATGAATTTAATAGTTTTAATAACTATATATGGAGTTTCACTAATAATAAAGTGATAGTTAATAATTATAAAAATATAAATGAAGTACCATCAAAGTCATCTTTATCAGATTTAATAAGTAATGATTTAAAAAAGAGAGGATTCAAATTTGTAGGCTCTATTACTATTTACTCTTATCTTCAAGCAATAGGAATAATAGATGATCATATAAATAGTTGTTTTAAAAAAAATTTTTAA
- a CDS encoding flavodoxin family protein gives MKYNIVYFSRTGVSKMVAETIANGIDNEVIEITDDKNWNGILGFIKGGFYASTDKQVSIKVDGEIDRTKDYIVVSPLWAGGPAPAIRRFLKEVPFNKVKLVITCDGSNVEKSIKKFEDKHGKFKESYGIVKHENNEEQIIKQIIDASK, from the coding sequence ATGAAGTATAATATAGTGTATTTTTCAAGAACAGGAGTAAGTAAAATGGTAGCAGAAACAATAGCTAATGGAATTGATAATGAAGTCATAGAAATTACTGATGATAAAAATTGGAATGGAATATTAGGTTTTATTAAAGGTGGATTTTATGCTTCAACAGATAAACAAGTTAGTATTAAAGTTGATGGCGAAATAGATAGAACTAAAGATTATATAGTAGTATCTCCATTATGGGCAGGAGGACCAGCACCAGCAATTAGAAGATTCTTAAAAGAAGTACCCTTTAATAAAGTAAAGCTAGTAATAACATGTGATGGAAGTAATGTAGAAAAATCTATAAAAAAATTCGAGGACAAACATGGGAAATTCAAAGAAAGCTATGGTATAGTAAAACATGAAAATAATGAAGAACAAATTATAAAACAAATAATAGATGCATCCAAATAA